One Sediminicola sp. YIK13 DNA segment encodes these proteins:
- a CDS encoding ATP-dependent helicase, whose amino-acid sequence MEKYLKVLNEAQKAPVLHKDGALMVIAGAGSGKTRVLTYRIAYLMDQGVDSFNILALTFTNKAAREMKKRIAEIVGSSEAKNLWMGTFHSVFAKLLRFEADKLGYPSNFTIYDTQDSQRLIASIIKEMGLDKDIYKYKQVQNRISSYKNSLITVKAYFNNPDLVEADAMTKRPRTGEIYKNYVDRCFKAGAMDFDDLLLKTNELLTRFPEVLMKYQNRFKYILVDEYQDTNHSQYLIVKALSDRFQNICVVGDDAQSIYSFRGANINNILNFQKDYENVAMYRLEQNYRSTKNIVNAANSIIAKNTKQLEKVVWTANDDGAMIKLHRSTTDAEEGRFVAESIFEHRMQEQLLNGSFAVLYRTNSQSRSIEDGLRKRDIPYRIYGGLSFYQRKEIKDVLSYLRLVLNPKDEEALKRVINFPARGIGQSTMDKLLVAANHYGRSIFEVMENLDKIDLKINSGTRRKLEDFVTMIKSFQITNETYDAFAIAEHVAKKTGLLLEFKKDGTPEGIAKMENIEELLNGMKDFVEGQKEVADATGNLGEFMEDVALATDLDKDTADEDRVALMTVHMAKGLEFPYVYIVGMEEDLFPSAMSMNTRSELEEERRLFYVALTRAEKQAYLTYTQSRYRWGKLVDAEPSRFLEEIDEQYVENLTPADNYRYKSFINSDIFGDVDKSKLRQIKPQAGTPPTSHKPNENQLRKLRKLKPELATPVGNTNEVDPNLGEGSLVNHTRFGRGTVLKIEGIGNDKKAEIKFDKGDIKKLLLRFAKLEVLS is encoded by the coding sequence TTGGAAAAATATTTAAAAGTTCTGAATGAGGCCCAAAAAGCGCCAGTTCTGCACAAGGATGGTGCATTAATGGTAATTGCTGGAGCCGGTTCGGGAAAAACAAGGGTATTGACATACCGTATTGCTTATTTGATGGATCAAGGGGTTGATTCCTTCAATATTTTGGCTTTGACCTTTACCAATAAAGCGGCACGGGAAATGAAGAAACGTATTGCCGAAATTGTAGGGAGTTCCGAGGCCAAAAATCTATGGATGGGAACCTTCCATTCCGTTTTTGCCAAACTCCTGCGTTTTGAGGCAGACAAATTGGGCTACCCTAGTAACTTTACCATTTACGATACACAAGATTCCCAACGCCTCATTGCCTCCATTATAAAGGAAATGGGACTGGACAAGGATATCTATAAATACAAACAAGTACAAAATAGGATTTCTTCCTATAAGAATAGTCTAATTACCGTAAAGGCCTATTTCAACAATCCAGATTTGGTTGAGGCCGATGCCATGACAAAACGTCCAAGGACCGGGGAAATCTACAAGAATTACGTGGATCGTTGCTTTAAGGCGGGGGCTATGGATTTTGATGACCTGTTATTGAAGACCAATGAACTGCTCACCAGGTTTCCAGAGGTATTAATGAAGTATCAGAACAGGTTTAAATATATCTTGGTGGATGAGTACCAGGATACCAACCATTCACAATATTTGATCGTTAAGGCACTTTCGGACCGTTTTCAGAACATCTGTGTGGTTGGGGATGATGCCCAGAGTATCTATTCATTCCGTGGCGCCAATATCAATAACATTCTCAACTTTCAAAAGGATTACGAGAATGTTGCCATGTATCGATTAGAGCAGAATTACCGTTCTACAAAAAATATTGTAAATGCCGCCAACTCAATCATAGCTAAGAATACCAAACAGTTGGAAAAGGTGGTCTGGACAGCCAATGATGATGGTGCAATGATCAAATTGCACCGAAGTACCACCGATGCAGAGGAAGGAAGATTTGTGGCAGAGTCCATTTTTGAACACCGGATGCAAGAACAACTGCTCAATGGAAGTTTTGCTGTGCTATACAGGACCAATTCCCAATCTCGTTCAATAGAGGACGGGTTACGGAAACGCGATATACCTTACAGGATTTATGGCGGACTTTCATTTTATCAACGCAAGGAGATCAAGGACGTACTTTCTTATTTGAGACTGGTCTTAAATCCCAAGGACGAAGAAGCATTAAAACGGGTCATTAATTTCCCGGCAAGGGGAATAGGCCAAAGCACCATGGACAAGTTACTGGTTGCCGCCAACCATTATGGTCGTTCTATTTTTGAGGTCATGGAAAACCTCGATAAAATTGATCTTAAGATCAATTCGGGAACAAGACGAAAATTAGAGGATTTTGTCACCATGATCAAGAGTTTTCAGATCACCAATGAGACCTATGATGCTTTTGCCATTGCCGAACACGTAGCCAAAAAGACTGGACTGCTATTGGAGTTTAAGAAGGACGGTACCCCTGAGGGAATCGCCAAAATGGAAAATATTGAGGAATTGCTCAACGGAATGAAGGATTTCGTGGAAGGCCAAAAGGAAGTAGCCGATGCCACTGGGAACTTGGGGGAATTTATGGAAGACGTTGCCCTAGCAACAGATTTGGATAAAGATACTGCAGATGAGGATAGGGTAGCGCTGATGACCGTGCATATGGCCAAAGGTCTCGAATTTCCTTATGTGTATATCGTTGGGATGGAGGAAGACCTTTTTCCATCGGCCATGAGTATGAACACCAGAAGCGAACTGGAGGAAGAGAGACGTTTGTTCTATGTTGCTCTAACAAGGGCTGAGAAACAAGCCTACCTGACCTATACGCAGAGCAGGTATCGCTGGGGGAAACTTGTGGATGCGGAACCTAGTAGGTTTTTGGAGGAGATAGATGAACAATACGTGGAGAACCTGACCCCAGCAGACAATTACCGTTACAAATCTTTTATCAATTCCGATATTTTTGGAGATGTTGACAAGAGCAAATTAAGACAAATAAAACCACAAGCTGGTACTCCTCCCACTAGCCATAAACCAAATGAAAACCAACTTAGGAAGTTGCGTAAACTAAAGCCAGAATTGGCCACACCTGTTGGAAACACCAATGAGGTTGACCCTAATTTAGGGGAAGGATCTTTGGTCAACCATACCCGTTTTGGGAGAGGGACTGTTTTAAAAATAGAAGGAATAGGCAACGATAAGAAGGCAGAAATAAAGTTTGATAAAGGAGATATTAAGAAACTTCTGCTCCGTTTCGCTAAATTGGAGGTCCTGTCTTAA
- a CDS encoding type I restriction enzyme HsdR N-terminal domain-containing protein, with protein MQPLNFPAYDFRFKNSENKVQIFDVIRKKFVALQPEEWVRQHVVHHLLSDKNYPKSLINVEKQVKLNSMIKRYDVVVYNSDASIEILVECKAPEIKITQTVFDQIARYNMQLKANYLMVTNGQDHFYCKMDLQEEKYTFLQHIPDFSR; from the coding sequence ATGCAACCACTGAACTTTCCGGCATATGACTTTCGCTTCAAAAATAGCGAAAATAAAGTCCAGATATTTGATGTTATACGCAAAAAATTTGTGGCATTACAGCCCGAGGAATGGGTTCGGCAGCATGTGGTACATCACCTTCTCTCTGACAAAAATTACCCAAAAAGTCTGATCAACGTTGAAAAGCAAGTGAAATTGAATTCCATGATCAAAAGATATGATGTGGTGGTATACAATTCTGATGCCTCCATTGAAATATTAGTGGAATGCAAAGCTCCTGAAATAAAGATCACACAAACAGTTTTTGATCAGATTGCCCGCTACAACATGCAGTTGAAGGCCAATTACTTAATGGTTACCAATGGGCAGGACCACTTTTATTGCAAAATGGACCTACAGGAAGAAAAATATACTTTTTTACAGCATATTCCTGATTTTAGCCGTTAA
- a CDS encoding L-threonylcarbamoyladenylate synthase, whose amino-acid sequence MAEFIKIYPENPNPKEIKKVVDVLRKGGLVIYPTDTVYGLGCDITNTRALEKIARIKGIKLDKANFSFICADLSNLSDYVRQIDTATFKILKRALPGPYTFILPGNNNLPKEFKKKKTVGIRVPDNSIAKALVEALGNPIVSTSIRDEDELLEYTTDPELILEKWDNLVDIVIDGGYGDNVASTIIDLSDGEPQVIREGKGSLDIL is encoded by the coding sequence ATGGCAGAATTTATAAAAATATATCCGGAAAATCCGAACCCTAAAGAAATCAAGAAAGTAGTTGATGTTCTTAGAAAAGGAGGTTTGGTCATTTACCCAACAGATACGGTCTATGGTTTGGGTTGTGACATAACGAACACGAGAGCGCTAGAAAAGATAGCAAGAATTAAAGGTATTAAGCTGGACAAAGCCAATTTTTCCTTTATATGTGCGGATCTTAGCAACCTGTCAGATTATGTGCGTCAAATTGATACTGCAACATTTAAAATTTTAAAAAGGGCCCTTCCTGGGCCTTATACTTTCATTCTTCCGGGAAATAACAATCTTCCCAAGGAATTTAAAAAGAAGAAAACTGTAGGTATAAGAGTGCCAGATAATTCCATAGCCAAGGCCTTGGTCGAGGCACTGGGTAATCCCATTGTATCTACTTCTATACGAGATGAGGACGAGCTTTTGGAATATACCACAGATCCAGAACTGATTTTGGAAAAATGGGATAATCTTGTAGATATTGTTATAGATGGTGGTTATGGGGATAATGTTGCCTCCACTATTATAGACTTATCCGACGGTGAACCCCAAGTGATCAGGGAAGGAAAGGGGAGCTTGGACATTCTCTAA
- a CDS encoding DoxX family protein, with the protein MKSSLTTDVGLLLLRVVPSTLMITHGYPKFQKLISGDFEFADPIGLGAAPSLFLTVIAEFICPVLMIIGFKTRWAALPPAFAMFVATFIVHISDALGRKELAIMYLGFFVIIMLLGPGRYSADGK; encoded by the coding sequence ATGAAAAGTTCCCTAACCACCGATGTAGGATTGTTGCTTTTACGTGTTGTACCATCCACATTGATGATTACCCATGGATACCCGAAATTTCAAAAATTGATAAGTGGAGATTTTGAGTTCGCTGATCCGATCGGGCTTGGTGCAGCTCCCTCCCTATTCTTAACGGTCATTGCTGAATTTATCTGTCCTGTTCTTATGATCATTGGATTTAAAACCAGGTGGGCCGCCTTACCTCCTGCCTTTGCGATGTTCGTGGCAACTTTTATCGTTCATATTTCAGATGCGTTGGGCAGAAAAGAATTGGCCATTATGTACCTTGGCTTCTTTGTGATCATTATGCTATTGGGACCTGGGAGGTATAGTGCCGACGGGAAATAA
- a CDS encoding OmpA family protein → MKKILVGCLGVALLLSSCVSQKKYSDLEAKQKETQDLLNSATVKLNGCLEEKASATSRMKTLEDQNAFLKANNQDLINNMGNLTTLTSKGADNLEKSLESLKEKDLTIRKLNDAITRRDSVNLALVQSLKGVLGNLDDEDIEISVEKGVVFVSISDKLLFSSGSYNVTSRAKEVLGKVAKVVNNKPDFEFMVEGHTDTVPYSSGVLLDNWDLSVKRATAVVRILQKDFGVNPARMTAAGRGEYVPVSSTDKAKNRRTRIVVLPKIDQFYSMIEEGMKDPKINN, encoded by the coding sequence ATGAAAAAAATACTAGTAGGATGTTTAGGGGTAGCTTTATTGTTATCTTCATGTGTTTCTCAAAAGAAATACTCCGATTTAGAAGCAAAGCAGAAAGAAACTCAAGACTTATTAAACTCTGCTACCGTTAAATTAAACGGATGTTTAGAGGAAAAAGCTTCTGCAACTTCAAGAATGAAGACTTTGGAAGACCAGAATGCATTCCTTAAAGCAAACAATCAGGATTTGATCAATAACATGGGCAACCTAACTACATTAACTAGCAAAGGTGCCGATAACTTAGAGAAATCTTTGGAAAGCCTGAAAGAAAAAGACCTTACCATTAGAAAATTGAACGATGCTATTACAAGAAGAGATTCTGTAAACTTGGCTTTGGTACAAAGTTTAAAAGGTGTTCTTGGCAACTTGGATGATGAGGATATCGAAATCAGTGTTGAAAAAGGTGTTGTTTTTGTTTCTATTTCTGACAAATTATTGTTCAGCAGTGGTAGCTACAATGTAACTAGCAGAGCTAAAGAAGTTTTGGGCAAAGTTGCTAAAGTAGTAAACAACAAGCCAGATTTCGAATTTATGGTTGAGGGTCATACTGATACTGTGCCTTACAGCAGTGGAGTTCTTTTGGACAACTGGGATCTAAGTGTGAAGAGAGCAACAGCTGTTGTTCGTATACTGCAAAAAGATTTTGGAGTTAACCCAGCTCGTATGACTGCAGCAGGTAGAGGTGAATATGTACCTGTATCTTCTACTGATAAAGCTAAAAACAGAAGAACAAGAATTGTAGTTCTTCCTAAAATTGACCAATTCTACAGTATGATCGAAGAAGGAATGAAAGATCCTAAGATCAACAATTAA
- a CDS encoding glycosyltransferase family 2 protein yields MSRIAIVILNWNGEALLEQFLPSVTQYSIGADIYVADNASTDNSIAFIKEQYPDIRIIQNDINGGFAKGYNDALKFVDAEILCLLNSDVEVSPNWLQPILKTFEELPDAAILQPKILDYKNKDYFEYAGAAGGFIDQLGYPFCRGRIFQALEKDEHQYDDLKEIFWATGACMFIKNKVFQELGGFDEDYFAHQEEVDLCWRAKNKGYKVYYVGTSHVYHLGGSTLSNMNPKKTYLNFRNSLFSITKNLPRKKAFPIIFFRLLLDGVAGLRFIFQLKFKHCWAILRAHLSFYRQFGKMYKKREKSNFLKKYYTTRSIVWSHFVYQVRKFNTLVKN; encoded by the coding sequence ATGTCAAGAATAGCAATTGTCATACTTAACTGGAACGGAGAAGCTCTATTGGAACAATTCCTCCCTTCTGTTACTCAATACTCTATAGGGGCGGACATATATGTAGCCGACAATGCATCTACAGATAACTCTATAGCTTTCATCAAAGAACAGTATCCAGATATAAGGATAATCCAAAACGATATAAATGGGGGGTTTGCCAAAGGCTACAATGATGCCCTAAAATTTGTAGATGCGGAAATTCTCTGTTTGCTGAACTCTGATGTCGAAGTTTCCCCGAACTGGCTCCAACCTATTCTAAAGACCTTTGAAGAATTGCCAGATGCTGCAATTCTACAACCAAAGATCCTGGATTACAAAAATAAGGACTATTTTGAATATGCAGGTGCTGCAGGTGGATTTATAGATCAATTGGGATATCCTTTTTGTAGGGGGCGAATCTTTCAGGCCTTGGAAAAAGATGAACATCAATATGATGATCTCAAGGAAATATTCTGGGCTACAGGGGCGTGTATGTTTATTAAAAATAAGGTGTTTCAAGAATTAGGTGGATTTGATGAGGATTATTTTGCCCATCAGGAGGAAGTTGACCTATGTTGGAGGGCAAAAAATAAGGGTTATAAGGTATATTACGTAGGTACTTCACATGTTTACCATCTCGGAGGATCTACATTGAGCAATATGAACCCTAAGAAAACCTATTTAAATTTCAGAAACTCTTTGTTCTCCATCACCAAAAATCTACCGCGAAAAAAGGCCTTTCCAATTATCTTCTTTCGACTATTATTGGACGGAGTGGCCGGGTTGCGCTTTATTTTTCAATTGAAATTCAAGCATTGTTGGGCCATATTAAGGGCTCATCTAAGTTTTTACCGGCAATTTGGCAAAATGTACAAAAAGCGGGAAAAAAGCAACTTTCTTAAGAAATACTACACTACGAGATCCATAGTCTGGTCACATTTCGTATATCAAGTACGAAAATTTAACACTTTAGTAAAAAATTAA
- a CDS encoding TIGR00730 family Rossman fold protein — protein MRKEQHHKGWNEIKTNDSWAIFKIMGEFVSGFEKMSAIGPCVSIFGSARTKEGDPYYELATSIAKSISEAGYGIITGGGPGIMEAGNRGAHLAGGTSVGLNIDLPFEQHDNPYIDVDKSLDFDYFFVRKVMFVKYSQGFVVMPGGFGTLDELFEAITLIQTNKIEKFPIILVGTDFWEGLFDWIKTTMLKKGNISAHDMDLIQLVDTEEQVVEIIDSFYRGRTLSPNF, from the coding sequence ATGAGAAAAGAACAACACCACAAAGGTTGGAATGAGATAAAGACGAATGATTCTTGGGCTATTTTCAAGATTATGGGTGAATTTGTCAGTGGTTTTGAAAAAATGAGTGCCATTGGACCTTGTGTTTCTATTTTTGGCTCCGCTAGAACAAAAGAAGGTGATCCTTATTATGAATTGGCAACCAGTATAGCCAAAAGTATTTCTGAAGCTGGTTATGGCATTATTACAGGAGGTGGACCAGGTATTATGGAAGCCGGTAACCGAGGAGCACATTTGGCCGGAGGCACCTCTGTAGGTCTTAATATAGACTTGCCTTTTGAACAACATGACAATCCTTATATTGATGTGGATAAAAGCCTCGATTTCGATTATTTCTTTGTCCGAAAAGTGATGTTCGTAAAATATTCCCAAGGTTTTGTGGTAATGCCTGGAGGTTTTGGAACATTGGATGAACTTTTTGAAGCTATTACCCTCATTCAAACCAATAAGATTGAGAAATTCCCAATTATATTGGTAGGTACGGATTTTTGGGAAGGGCTCTTTGATTGGATTAAAACCACTATGCTCAAAAAAGGAAATATTAGTGCCCATGACATGGATCTGATACAACTAGTGGATACAGAAGAGCAAGTAGTGGAAATTATCGATTCCTTCTATAGAGGACGTACCTTAAGCCCCAATTTCTAA
- a CDS encoding alpha-ketoacid dehydrogenase subunit alpha/beta has product MKVDSKTSNDISFEDFRNQILHDYQIAVLSRECSILGRREVLTGKAKFGIFGDGKELPQLAMARSFEDGDFRSGYYRDQTFMMALDLLTPKAFFHGLYATTDVEKEPMSAGRQMGGHFTTHSLHADGTWKDLTAQKNSSADISPTAAQMPRLLGLAQASKIYRNVKGIDTTNFSKKGNEVAWGTIGNASTSEGHFFETINAAGVLQVPMVISIWDDKYGISVPAKHQTTKENISEILKGFQRDEHNKGYEIIKVNGWDYTALIHAYENAADIAREEHVPVLIHVKELTQPQGHSTSGSHERYKSEQRLAWEVENDCNKRFREWILENNITTEDELLAIEKAAKKEVRTAKKEAWSEFLDPHKKAKKTLVALLENTAKSSPNKTFISKIINDLIAIEEPSKKDLASKGRKALRYLIGENSAPKKELLQWIENFMRDMQPHYSSHLYSELSNNATRVKEIKPTYDAQPEHVDGRVILRDNFDKLFEAHPEALIFGEDSGAIGDVNQGLEGLQKKYGELRVADTGIREATIIGQGIGLALRGLRPIAEIQYLDYILYGLQLLSDDLATLHYRTVGKQKAPLIVRTRGHRLEGIWHSGSQMGALIHLLRGMYILTPRNMTKAAGFYNTLMKSDEPGLIIESLNGYRLKEAIPNNLGEICTPIGVVETVKEGTDLTIVSYGSTLRIVLKVAQELKEVGIDVEVIDAQSLLPFDIHHDVLKSVQKTNRLLVIDEDVPGGCSAYLIQEIVEKQGAYQFLDSAPQTITAKAHRPAYATDGDYFSKPNAEDIFEKIYSIMHECNPADFPKLR; this is encoded by the coding sequence ATGAAAGTAGACTCAAAAACTAGCAATGATATTTCTTTTGAAGATTTCAGGAATCAAATCTTACACGATTATCAAATAGCAGTACTTAGTAGGGAATGCAGTATTCTTGGACGAAGGGAAGTTTTGACCGGAAAAGCCAAGTTTGGAATCTTTGGGGATGGTAAGGAGCTACCCCAGTTGGCCATGGCAAGGTCCTTTGAGGATGGTGATTTTAGAAGTGGATATTATAGAGATCAAACATTTATGATGGCTTTGGATCTTTTAACGCCCAAAGCTTTTTTTCATGGACTATATGCCACTACCGATGTGGAAAAGGAGCCCATGAGCGCAGGTAGACAGATGGGAGGTCATTTTACGACCCATAGCTTACATGCCGATGGTACATGGAAAGACTTAACTGCCCAAAAAAACAGTAGTGCAGACATATCCCCCACCGCAGCTCAAATGCCCAGACTTTTGGGATTGGCGCAAGCTTCAAAAATTTATAGAAACGTCAAAGGGATAGATACCACAAATTTTTCGAAAAAAGGGAATGAAGTAGCTTGGGGCACTATTGGAAATGCCAGTACCAGTGAAGGTCATTTTTTTGAGACCATCAACGCCGCCGGAGTATTACAGGTACCCATGGTGATAAGTATCTGGGACGATAAATATGGGATTTCAGTCCCTGCCAAACACCAGACCACAAAAGAAAATATTTCTGAAATTTTAAAAGGTTTCCAAAGAGACGAGCACAATAAAGGATATGAAATAATAAAAGTCAATGGATGGGACTACACGGCTCTTATACATGCATATGAGAATGCTGCGGACATCGCCAGAGAAGAACACGTACCTGTTCTTATCCATGTAAAAGAACTCACACAACCTCAGGGGCACTCTACTTCTGGATCACATGAAAGATATAAAAGTGAGCAGAGATTGGCATGGGAAGTTGAAAATGACTGCAACAAGCGTTTCAGGGAATGGATCCTAGAAAATAATATCACAACAGAGGATGAGTTATTGGCCATTGAAAAAGCAGCTAAAAAGGAAGTAAGGACTGCCAAAAAAGAAGCATGGAGTGAATTTTTGGACCCTCACAAGAAAGCGAAGAAAACATTGGTCGCCTTATTGGAAAATACTGCAAAAAGCAGCCCCAACAAGACCTTTATCTCAAAAATCATCAATGACCTAATAGCCATTGAGGAACCTTCTAAAAAGGACTTGGCCTCTAAGGGCAGAAAAGCACTTAGATACCTTATTGGGGAAAACTCCGCCCCTAAAAAGGAATTACTGCAATGGATTGAGAATTTCATGCGTGACATGCAGCCCCATTATAGTTCACACCTGTACAGTGAACTGTCCAATAATGCGACTAGAGTTAAAGAAATTAAGCCAACCTATGACGCGCAGCCTGAACATGTTGACGGACGCGTTATTCTTAGGGACAATTTTGATAAGTTGTTCGAAGCCCATCCTGAAGCACTTATATTTGGTGAGGACAGCGGTGCAATTGGAGATGTAAATCAAGGTTTGGAAGGTCTTCAAAAAAAATATGGAGAACTTCGTGTCGCTGATACAGGAATTCGCGAGGCAACAATTATTGGCCAGGGAATTGGACTTGCCCTAAGGGGTTTGAGGCCCATAGCTGAAATACAATATTTGGATTACATACTATACGGGCTGCAATTGCTTAGCGATGATCTTGCAACGCTGCATTACAGAACCGTCGGTAAACAAAAAGCACCGCTGATCGTAAGAACTCGTGGACACCGATTGGAAGGTATTTGGCATTCCGGCTCGCAAATGGGAGCATTGATCCATCTACTGCGAGGTATGTACATTCTAACGCCGAGAAACATGACCAAGGCAGCTGGATTTTACAACACCTTAATGAAAAGTGACGAACCTGGACTAATCATCGAAAGTTTAAATGGATATCGTTTAAAAGAAGCTATTCCAAACAACCTTGGGGAAATTTGTACCCCTATAGGAGTTGTGGAGACGGTTAAAGAAGGGACAGACCTGACCATTGTTTCTTATGGCTCTACACTTAGGATCGTTTTAAAAGTGGCTCAAGAACTTAAAGAAGTGGGGATAGATGTGGAAGTTATAGATGCACAAAGTCTTTTGCCATTTGATATTCATCACGATGTTCTTAAAAGTGTTCAAAAAACAAATCGATTATTGGTGATAGACGAGGATGTTCCCGGAGGATGCTCAGCCTATTTGATTCAGGAAATAGTGGAAAAACAAGGAGCTTACCAATTTTTGGATAGCGCTCCCCAAACCATAACTGCCAAGGCTCATAGACCAGCGTATGCCACTGATGGGGATTATTTCTCGAAACCAAATGCAGAGGATATTTTTGAAAAAATTTACAGTATCATGCATGAATGCAATCCGGCCGATTTTCCAAAATTGAGATAA
- the holA gene encoding DNA polymerase III subunit delta, whose protein sequence is MKEVKQIVSDIKSGNIKPIYFLMGEESYYIDKIAEYIEKSVLTEEERGFNQMVMYGKEVTIDEIVSNAKRYPMMAEKQVIIVKEAQHLSRTIENLLSYADNPQPSTVLVFCYKYGKLDKRKKIYKSIQKSGVLFESKKLYDNQVSDWIRMVLQGKGYSISPKAAILLVEYLGTDLSKINNELEKLQLVIPKDIEISPAAIEEHIGISKDFNNFELKKAIGERDILKATRIIHYFAQNPKDNPFVVTVTLLHNFFSQLLQYHGMSDHSSKNIASTLGINPYFVKEYQTAARNYPMKKVSQVISYLREMDLKGKGVGGASLSQADLLKELLVKII, encoded by the coding sequence ATGAAGGAAGTAAAACAGATAGTCTCGGATATTAAAAGTGGAAATATAAAACCCATTTATTTTTTAATGGGGGAGGAGTCCTATTATATAGATAAGATTGCCGAGTATATCGAAAAAAGTGTACTTACCGAAGAGGAGCGAGGATTCAACCAGATGGTAATGTATGGAAAAGAGGTGACCATAGACGAGATTGTCAGCAATGCAAAGCGATATCCAATGATGGCGGAAAAACAGGTGATCATCGTGAAGGAAGCCCAACATCTATCGCGTACCATAGAAAATCTGTTGAGTTATGCAGACAACCCCCAGCCCTCCACGGTCCTGGTATTTTGTTATAAATATGGAAAGCTGGACAAGCGCAAAAAAATATACAAGAGCATACAAAAATCCGGGGTTTTATTTGAAAGTAAAAAGCTGTACGACAATCAGGTTTCTGATTGGATACGAATGGTGCTCCAGGGCAAAGGATATTCCATATCTCCAAAGGCAGCCATATTATTAGTGGAATACTTGGGTACCGATCTAAGTAAGATAAACAATGAATTGGAGAAACTCCAATTGGTAATTCCCAAAGACATTGAAATTTCTCCTGCTGCCATTGAGGAACACATAGGTATCAGCAAGGATTTTAATAATTTTGAACTTAAAAAGGCAATAGGGGAGCGGGATATTCTAAAAGCAACCCGTATTATCCATTATTTTGCACAGAATCCAAAGGACAACCCCTTTGTGGTGACGGTTACATTACTGCATAATTTCTTCTCACAATTGCTCCAATATCACGGCATGTCCGATCACTCTTCAAAAAATATAGCAAGTACTTTAGGCATCAACCCATATTTTGTGAAAGAATATCAAACAGCTGCAAGAAATTATCCAATGAAAAAGGTAAGTCAAGTAATATCCTATTTACGTGAAATGGATCTTAAAGGTAAAGGTGTGGGTGGGGCCAGCTTGTCTCAAGCCGACCTTTTAAAAGAGCTTTTGGTGAAAATTATTTGA